The Sander vitreus isolate 19-12246 chromosome 5, sanVit1, whole genome shotgun sequence genome includes a region encoding these proteins:
- the nkx2.7 gene encoding NK2 transcription factor related 7 gives MLWKRRGRGASPQCFTDCSRDASSHTGTGTDPACPTGTHTQEQRWTRPVPPSSHTGTGMDTACPTGGYTQEQRQTRPVPPSSHRNRDRLGLSHVLTHRNKGWTLPVPPGDTHRNRDGHCLSHWGTHTGTETDSACPTVLTHRNRDGHCLSHRPHTQEQGMDTACPTVLTHRNRDGHCLSHWGIHTGTETDSACPVRTQEQRWTRPVPLGDTHRNSGGLGLSHRPHTQEQRRTRQSERQQHEPQRVKRIREVSQLLKRVGMHPSSTSGTPFSVKDILKLEHHHHHLDDFENEFYLMTDQVVPMNYQHVHACASRTVRPEPRVPGPQERLDVHSRATGEETPEQEISSPESSPDCDRNSPSGGPPSRLRRKPRVLFSQSQVSELERRFRQQRYLSAPEREHMAHTLKLTSTQVKIWFQNRRYKCKRQRQDKSLELVGFPAAARRVAVPVLVRDGRLCGAGSPSAAPYNVTLGHYNSVLYGNSSVYGCGYHSVLPSAAQLADLTCGNNEGAFNHEHFQASLQGVRGW, from the exons ATGTTGTGGAAGAGGAGAGGCCGCGGCGCCAGCCCGCAATGCTTCACTGACTGCAGCCGAGACGCGTCCTCACACACAGGAACAGGGACAGACCCGGCCTGTCccactgggacacacacacaggaacagcgATGGACTCGGCCTGTCCCACCGTCCTCACACACAGGAACAGGGATGGACACTGCCTGTCCCACTGGGGGATACACACAGGAACAGAGACAGACTCGACCTGTCCCACCGTCCTCACACAGGAACAGGGACCGACTCGGCCTGTCCCACGTCCTCACACACAGGAACAAGGGATGGACACTGCCTGTCCCACCGGGGGATACGCACAGGAACAGGGATGGACACTGCCTGTCCCACTGGgggacacacacaggaacagagACAGACTCGGCCTGTCCCACCGTACTCACACACAGGAACAGGGATGGACACTGCCTGTCCCACCGTCCTCACACACAGGAACAAGGGATGGACACTGCCTGTCCCACCGTCCTCACACACAGGAACAGGGATGGACACTGCCTGTCCCACTGGGGGATACACACAGGAACAGAGACAGACTCGGCCTGTCCCGTCCGCACACAGGAACAGCGATGGACTCGGCCTGTCCCACTGGgggacacacacaggaacagcgGTGGACTCGGCCTGTCCCACCGTCCTCACACACAGGAACAGCGACGGACTCG TCAGTCAGAGAGGCAGCAGCACGAGCCGCAGCGCGTGAAAAGGATCCGAGAAGTGTCACAGCTTTTAAAACGCGTTGGGATGCATCCCAGTTCAACCTCCGGGACGCCTTTCTCAGTGAAGGATATTTTGAAGCTGgagcaccaccaccaccaccttgatgactttgaaaatgaattttATTTGATGACTGATCAAGTTGTTCCGATGAATTATCAGCACGTGCACGCGTGTGCGTCCCGGACCGTCCGGCCGGAGCCGCGCGTGCCCGGCCCGCAGGAGAGGCTCGACGTTCACAGCAGGGCGACGGGAGAGGAGACACCGGAGCAGG AGATAAGCAGCCCAGAGAGTTCACCTGACTGTGACAGAAACTCCCCGAGCGGCGGACCACCCAGTCGGCTGCGCAGGAAGCCCCGCGTTCTCTTCTCCCAGTCCCAGGTCTCCGAGCTGGAGCGGCGTTTTCGGCAACAGCGCTACCTGTCCGCCCCGGAGAGAGAGCACATGGCCCACACCCTCAAACTCACCTCCACGCAGGTCAAGATCTGGTTCCAGAACAGAAGGTACAAATGCAAGCGACAGCGGCAGGACAAGTCTCTGGAGCTGGTGGGGTTTCCGGCCGCAGCGAGGAGGGTGGCCGTGCCGGTGCTGGTGCGGGACGGCAGGCTCTGCGGCGCAGGTTCGCCTTCAGCGGCGCCTTATAACGTCACTCTGGGACATTATAATTCTGTGTTGTATGGAAACAGCAGCGTGTACGGCTGCGGTTATCACTCTGTGTTGCCGTCAGCCGCACAGCTGGCTGATTTAACATGTGGAAACAATGAGGGGGCCTTTAACCACGAACACTTCCAGGCGTCTTTACAGGGTGTCAGAGGCTGGTGA
- the nkx3-1 gene encoding homeobox protein Nkx-3.1 isoform X1: MEMSDPVKPLTSFLIEDILSTEDGTSFNSKRCSQKRERCSQWEEGAEKLSEQRCRQETEFGVQTAASLDPSRPAASSKSGSFSSSAGKQKRSRAAFTHLQVLELEKKFNHQKYLSAPERAHLAGTLRLTETQVKIWFQNRRYKTKRKQQTSEFCRDVCKAEGLGDELLRSSLFSSFCKAYQYRPYLWDYSSPWGPTLW; this comes from the exons ATGGAAATGTCCGACCCAGTCAAACCTCTGACCTCCTTCCTCATAGAGGACATCCTGTCCACGGAGGACGGCACAAGTTTTAACAGCAAACGCTGTTCACAGAAGAGGGAAAGATGCTCCCAGTGGGAGGAAGGAGCCGAGAAGTTGTCGGAGCAACGCTGCCGTCAGGAGACGGAGTTCGGAGTTCAGACAG CAGCGTCTCTGGACCCGTCCCGGCCTGCCGCCTCCTCCAAGTCCGGCAGCTTCTCCTCCTCCGCGGGGAAGCAGAAGCGCTCCAGAGCTGCGTTCACACACCTGCAGGTGCTGGAACTGGAGAAGAAATTTAACCACCAGAAATACCTGTCGGCCCCGGAGAGGGCTCACCTGGCCGGCACCTTAAGACTAACGGAGACGCAGGTGAAGATCTGGTTTCAGAACCGCAGGTACAAGACCAAACGGAAGCAGCAAACATCCGAGTTCTGCAGGGACGTGTGCAAAGCAGAGGGACTGGGAGACGAGCTGCTTCGATCGTCCCTGTTCTCGTCCTTCTGCAAAGCGTACCAGTACAGACCCTACCTGTGGGACTACAGCAGCCCCTGGGGGCCGACGCTATGGTGA
- the nkx3-1 gene encoding homeobox protein Nkx-3.1 isoform X2, with translation MEMSDPVKPLTSFLIEDILSTEDGTSFNSKRCSQKRERCSQWEEGAEKLSEQRCRQETEFGVQTASLDPSRPAASSKSGSFSSSAGKQKRSRAAFTHLQVLELEKKFNHQKYLSAPERAHLAGTLRLTETQVKIWFQNRRYKTKRKQQTSEFCRDVCKAEGLGDELLRSSLFSSFCKAYQYRPYLWDYSSPWGPTLW, from the exons ATGGAAATGTCCGACCCAGTCAAACCTCTGACCTCCTTCCTCATAGAGGACATCCTGTCCACGGAGGACGGCACAAGTTTTAACAGCAAACGCTGTTCACAGAAGAGGGAAAGATGCTCCCAGTGGGAGGAAGGAGCCGAGAAGTTGTCGGAGCAACGCTGCCGTCAGGAGACGGAGTTCGGAGTTCAGACAG CGTCTCTGGACCCGTCCCGGCCTGCCGCCTCCTCCAAGTCCGGCAGCTTCTCCTCCTCCGCGGGGAAGCAGAAGCGCTCCAGAGCTGCGTTCACACACCTGCAGGTGCTGGAACTGGAGAAGAAATTTAACCACCAGAAATACCTGTCGGCCCCGGAGAGGGCTCACCTGGCCGGCACCTTAAGACTAACGGAGACGCAGGTGAAGATCTGGTTTCAGAACCGCAGGTACAAGACCAAACGGAAGCAGCAAACATCCGAGTTCTGCAGGGACGTGTGCAAAGCAGAGGGACTGGGAGACGAGCTGCTTCGATCGTCCCTGTTCTCGTCCTTCTGCAAAGCGTACCAGTACAGACCCTACCTGTGGGACTACAGCAGCCCCTGGGGGCCGACGCTATGGTGA